GATTCCCATGCGGAAGGTCAGCATTATGGTGGGCCTTGGTATTATTGTGAGTATGATTATTACAGGCAGCTTCTTCATGAGCAATCTGATGCGCCCCCTGATGGGATTGGTCATGGATATGAAGAAGGTAGCAGGGCGGGACAGAGGCTTCCGGATTAAAGTCCGGTTCACCAACGAGGTGGGCCTGCTGGCCCAGGATATTAACCGGATGATGGACGAGATGGACGAAATGACCCTGGAGATGTTCAATACCCAGGCCAGACTATACGAATCCGAGCTGAGCCAGAAGCAGGCGGAGTTCTCTGCCCTGCAGAGCCAGATTAATCCCCACTTCCTGTATAATACGCTGAATTGTATCAGCAGCATCGGACTGGAATACGGAAGCCGGGAGATTGCGCAAATTACGTACTGCATGTCCAAGATCTTCCGCTATAGCATCAAGAAGGATGATCTTGTGCAGATCCGGGAAGAGGTGGACTGCATACAAGCTTACATGAAAATTATCCTGATCCGCTACGAGAATAAGTTCTCTCTGGCGCTTGATGTGGAGGAGGGCTTGCTGGAGCTGCAGACGCCCAAGATGATCCTCCAGCCCATCGTGGAGAATTCGGTCTATCACGGACTGGAGCGGATGGATCAGGGCGGAAGGCTTCAGATTACCGGGAGCCTGGATGCGCGCGGGGATGTATGCTTCTGTATAACGGATACCGGCAGAGGAATGGAGCCGGAGGAGCTGGCCGCCCTTCAGGCCAAGCTTGGCCTCAAGCATACGGAGCTGGCCCTGGCCGGACAATCGGCGCAGGGCATCGGGCTGCTGAATATTCATAACCGGCTCCGCCATCTGTTCGGAGAGGGCTACGGACTTACCGTTGACAGCCGGCTGGGCTATGGAACAACCGTGAACGTGAAGATTCCGAAGCTTCCGGGCAGCTAAAATAGCAAGTGAGTGTGGAACAGGGTACCTCCGTTTAGCGGGAGGTGCCCTGTTTGGCTGCAGGGGGAAGGGCAGGCTTCAGGAAGATTCAGGCGGGAAGGGAAGAATGATGATTAAGGTTGGAGGGGGAGAGTGATAATTTAGGTTGGAAGGGAAGCGTGATGATTTAGGTGGAAGTTACCTCGCAAGGTTGAGCTTACAGCTATTGAGTAATGAGGAGCATTAGTGCACCTGAATTCGGCGGAAGAAGGCTAAGTGAGCGAATGAGGTGCATTAGTGCACTTGAATTCGGCGGTTATGAGAAATTCGGGCGAATGAGGGGTATTTGTGCACCTGATTTTGCCGAAAGCAGGCAATATCCAGAAATGAGGTGCACAAGTGCACCTGAATCCGTGAGCAACAGTTGCTCTTTTTCCACTTGTTCCCCTGCAATCTTCAGAAGAGTTACAAAAACATTTTAAGATAGTCCATTTTTTAAATGCGTCCCGGAGGGTATTATGAGTACGCTAGACGGAATCATCATTCCTGCGAGAAGGAGATGAAAAAATGAAAGCGGTTAATTATGCCCGGAAAGAACAGAAGTGGTACAGAACAAGCGTCAAAGCTCTGCTGCTCAGCCTAGCGGTCCTGCTCATGCTGCCTCAGTGGGGAGGGGGAGCTGCGGCGGAAGAGTCGGGGACGTCACTACCAGAGCCGGTAGTGGCTGCACAAGGAGGAACGAATGTGACGGATTTCTACAATGTCATCATGCAGACCGGGGCCGATCCCTGGGTATACAAGCACACGGACGGCTATTATTACAACACCTTTGTTAATGCCAGTGGAGTGATGGTCCGCAGGTCGAAGACGATTACCGGTATTGAAGCAGGCGAGCGGAGTCTGGCTTGGTCGCCAGTTAAGGGAACTATGTACAGCTCCAACGTGTGGGCACCGGAGATGCATTATCTCAAAGATACGGACGGCCAGTACAAATGGTATATCTACGTTGCAGCCGATAACGGAACCAACGCTAACCACCGTATGTATGTGATGGAGAATGCCAGTGCCGATCCGATGAGCGGAAGCTGGACCTTCAAAGGCAAGATTACCGATGCCACGGACCGCTGGGCGATTGACGGCACTGTACTGACGATCGGCGACCAGCACTATTTCATCTGGTCCGGCTGGGAAGAGACGGACGGAAGCTTTCAGAATCTGTACATCGCCAGAATGAGCAATCCATGGACGATCAGCTCACAGCGCGTGCTCCTGTCCACACCGGAGTATGACTGGGAGACCTCTCCCGGACGGATTAATGAAGGACCGCAGATTACCATTAAAGGAAACAAGATCAATCTGGTATATTCCGCTAACGGAAGCTGGACAGACAGCTATAGTCTCGGCTTGATCACGGCCAGCACCAGCGCCGATCTGATGAATCCGGACTCCTGGACCAAGCGTAATCAGCCGCTCTTCTCCAGCGCGAACGGTGTCTATGGCCCGGGCCATCACAGTATCGTGACCTCACCGGACGGGACCGCGGACTGGATCATCTACCATTCCGCCCGCTGGCCTGGCTCAGGCTGGACACGCAATGTCCGAGCACAGAAGTTCACCTGGAACGCAGACAACACGCCGAACCTGGGAGAACCCGTTAATCCGAACAGTCCGATAGCAATCCCATCAGGCGAGCCAGCCCGGATTCGTTATCAAGCTGAAGAAGCTCTGCTTGTAAAAGATCCGGCTGGCACTTCATCCCCAGCGGTCCGGCGCGAAAGCTCCGCCTCCGGCGGGTTGAAGATCACCAATCTGGCTAACGCTTACGACTACGCCCAGTTCAACGTCAACGTGCCGGAGGCGGGCTTCTATGTGCTGTCCGTACGCAACAGCAACGGCTCAGCGAATACGGGGGAAGCCTCCCATATCCTGTCGGTCAACGGCGGGCCTGGAGCGTCGATGAATATTGTCTATTCCGGCGCAAACCGCTGGGGAGCCTCCACGGCGAAGATCTTTCTTCCGCAAGGCAGCAATGTCCTACGCTTCACCAAGGGGAGTAATCTGGCCGACATCGACAGCCTGGATCTATCCCGGCTGAA
This genomic interval from Paenibacillus sp. FSL H8-0332 contains the following:
- a CDS encoding sensor histidine kinase, coding for MKTRKVKLKHQLWLFIVCSILIFMVMEFYFFYSFSNLTQKRAVTYSNKMIEQTRRKIDSVFNDIRISTGFAVNSKLIQEFTIADDDYKRAFDSAPYALDLMEYMRSFNSYVNGIMINDLQGRRLSSEDSASGDIFYINLYESFIRPYKNDPALRQKGKFTAILKDDRTGTEQFFYIAPIVESIGGVHFSQITGYCMVMVNMDKMQGLVANTELTRNSTLSILNNRDEVVASTNSYARGNVIKDVLSMDKNHLLNGVKATIGGKEVLVQVKGLEQADGWRVVSMIPVQELTADMIPMRKVSIMVGLGIIVSMIITGSFFMSNLMRPLMGLVMDMKKVAGRDRGFRIKVRFTNEVGLLAQDINRMMDEMDEMTLEMFNTQARLYESELSQKQAEFSALQSQINPHFLYNTLNCISSIGLEYGSREIAQITYCMSKIFRYSIKKDDLVQIREEVDCIQAYMKIILIRYENKFSLALDVEEGLLELQTPKMILQPIVENSVYHGLERMDQGGRLQITGSLDARGDVCFCITDTGRGMEPEELAALQAKLGLKHTELALAGQSAQGIGLLNIHNRLRHLFGEGYGLTVDSRLGYGTTVNVKIPKLPGS